DNA from Devosia yakushimensis:
CGCGGGAGGGCGAACCGATGCTTATCTGCGGCTGGGCGAGCTGTTCCGCGACGGCTATTACATCAGGCGCGACGCCGAACGCGCCGTCGGCTATTACCGCATGGCGGCCAATGCCGGGGAGAGCTTCGGCCTATACGCTTTGGGCCTGGGCTATCTCGATCGCGATTTCGACGCCTTGGGTTCCAGCGCCGAAGGCATGGAGCTGGTGCAGCGGGCCGGCGCGCAGGGCAACCAATATGCCGTGACGGCGATTGCCGGGAGCTATCTCTTCGGCCAAGGGGTCGACGCCGACATCGAACGGGGCTTGGCAATCCTTACAGCAGCTGCCGCTGCAGGCAATCCGGCCGCCGCGCTGGATCTGGTCGCCATCTATCGCGACGGATTGCAGAGGAACGGAAAGTCCTTGCTGCGCCGCCGCGAGCAGATGGCTCTCCAAGTGCTGCAATCGGCAAAGGACCGGCTGGATCGCGGCTCCTATCTCTACCAGACGCTGCTGCTCGACGCCGCCCCGTCCGGGTTCGCCGATTCGGAAAAAGCCATCGGCCAGCTCGCCGAACTGTCACTGCGGGACCGCCGGTCGCTGGTCGTCCGGCTGCTTGCCGTGAACCCCAATGCCTTCGTCGCCCTGGTCCAGGTGCGCCTCAGAGACCTTGGATACCTGAACACCCGGGTCAATGGCCGGCTCAACCGGCAGACGATCCGCGCGATCAACGCTTACTGCCGTTTCAAGGCCGCCCAGGACATCTGCCGCCCGGGACCATTGAGCATGGCCACGGCCCAGGTCCTGTCCTCGGCCTTCTAGGGCGCACCGCGATGGTTCGCCATCGAATGCAGGATCGTCGGCCTGACCCCGCTTTTGATCTGGCATGGATCGGTCGAACTCCTGAAAGCTGCCATTCCCTTCGAGACCGGGGCGGCGGCCGAAAAGGAGGAAGCAGATCGCAAAGCGCATTGAGTTGCCGTGTCGCAGAGTTCGACGTTTGGCCAACGAACAAGGCGATCAATAGTTTAGACTATTTCTAAACTGCATTGAATTTCATTGACATCTCCGGCCACATAAGGTGACAACGCTAATCATATTTTTGGTCGCTGTCACCACCGGCGGACAATTGGAGAGCATTCAGATGAAGTCGCAACGGCCCCGCGTCCCCCTCATTCCCGCCGCCATAGCCTGTGTCCTGGCCATGAGCCCGGCGGTAATTCCGGTGTTCGCCGAGGACATCGTCGTTACCGATCATGAAAACCGCCAGGTCGTGCTAACCGCGCCTGCCGAACGAGTGGTTACCATCCCGATGCCGATGGCATCCGGTGTCATCGCGCTCAGCGGTGGTGCCGACACGCTGGTCGGGCTCAATCCGCTGTCGCTGACGGCCATCCGCGAGGGCATTCTGGGCAAGATCTTCCCCGACGCCCTCAATATTTCCGATGCCGTCACCGGTACCGACTTCGTGCCCAATGTCGAGGCGCTGGCCGAGGTCAATCCGGACCTCGTCATCCAGTGGGGCGGCCGCGGTCCCGAGATCGTCGATCCGCTGGTCAATGCCGGTCTCACCACGCTGCTGATCAAGTATGGCACCGAAGAGCTGACCCGCGAATACATGACCATGGTGGCCACGGCGATCGGCAAGCCCGAGCGCATCGACGCACTGGTCGCCTGGCGCGACCGCGTGCAGCAGGAGATCGCCGCCAAGACGGCCGGCATCGCCGAAGCCGATCGCCCCAGCGTGCTCTATCTCGGCCGTTCGCTCTCCGACATCACGGCGGCCGGCAACAAGGGCCAGTACAGTTCCTGGTATATCGAGCTGGCCGGCGGCAAGAACGCCGCAGCCGAGCTGGATGGCAGCGTCTCGATCAACCGCGAGCAGATTGCCCAGTGGGACCCCGAAGTCATCCTGCTCAACAGCTTCGAGCCGGAACTGGACGTGAGCTGGGTCTACGATGATCCGATCCTCTCGCTCACCAAAGCGGCGCAGAATCGCCGCGTCTACAAGATGCCGCTGGGTGGCTATCGCTGGGATCCGCCGAGCCAGGAATCGCCGCTGACCTGGATGTGGCTGGCCGAGCTGCTGCATCCGGACCTGTTCAACTACGACCTGCGCGCCGAAATGACCGCGGCCTACAAGACGCTCTACAATTACGAGCTGACCGACGAGGACATCGACGGCATCATCTGGACGGCCCAGCAGGGTACCGGCCTCGGCTACGACCAGTTCGCGGTCAACTGATCGTGACAGCGCTTGCTGAGGAAGCGGGGGGCGTGGCCTCCCGCCGCTGGACCCGGACGGCGCTGGCCTTCACCCTGTTTCTGGCGGCCCTTGCTATCAGCATCGTGGTCAGCCTTTGCGTCGGTCGCTATTCGGTATCGGCGCTGCGCGCCCTCGAAATCCTCGGCACGGCCATCATGCAGCCCGGCCGCGTGGTCGAGACCATGGACGAGCGCATAGTGCTGCTGGTCCGGGCCCCGCGGGTCATCATCGCCGCCATGTCGGGGGCCGCGCTCGCGACGGCCGGTGTCGCGCTGCAGGGCGTGTTCCGCAATCCGCTGGTATCGCCCGAAGTGCTGGGCATTTCGCAGGGCGCCGCCTTTGGCGGGGCGTTGGCGATCACCATGGGCATTTGGGGAGTGCCGCTGCTGCTGGCGGTATTCGTCGCCGGCTTCTTGGCCCTGATCCTGGTGGGCCTCTTGGCCCGTATTGATGGCCGTACCGAGATCATCACCGTCATCCTCTCCGGCATGGTCATCGGCTCGCTATTTTCCGCCTTCGTTTCTCTGCTGCAGTTTATCGCCGATCCCAACAGTTCGCTGCCCGCCATCGTCTATTGGCTGATGGGCTCGTTCGCCACCGCCACCTGGGACCGCGTGCTGGTGTCGGCGCCAGGCCTATTGGCCGGCATGGGCCTGCTCTGGGCGCTACGCTTCCGGCTTAACGTGCTGTCGCTCGATGACAGCGAAGCCAGGAGCCTCGGCGCGCATCCCGATCTGGAACGCTGGCTGGTCTTCGCGCTGGTGGCGCTGATCGTGGGCTGCCAAGTAGCAGTCTCCGGTATTGTGGGGTGGGTCGGGCTCGTCATCCCTCATGCCGCGCGTCTCATTGTAGGCTACGACCACCGCCGGCTGCTGCCGGCGACGGCTGTGCTCGGCGCTGCCTTCATGGTCACCATTGATACGCTCGCCCGCACTGTCACCGCCGCCGAAATTCCGCTCGGCGTGCTGACGGCCATCGTCGGCGCCCCGGTCTTCGCGGCTCTGCTGCGCCGGCACTACCGCGAAAGGGAAGCAAAATGATCGGTCTCACCAACGCCACGGTGCGCTTCGGTGCGCGGACCGTCCTCGACGGGCTCAGCTTTGCCGCGCCCAAGGGCCGCAGCATTGCCATTCTCGGGCCCAATGGTCGTGGCAAGACCACGGCGCTACGCGCCATGCTGGGCTTCCAGCCATTGCATGGCGGCACTCGCACAGCACCAGCTATCGTTGGATACGTGCCGCAATATGCCTCAAGTAACCAAAGCTATGGCGTGCTCGACGTCGTGGTCATGGGCCGCGCCGCTGGTCTCGGCCTATTCGGCCAACCAAGGCCAACCGACATGGCGAAAGCCCGCGCCGCGCTCGATCGGGTCGGTGCCGCGCGCTTCGCCGGGGAGCGCTTCGACCGCCTGTCCGGAGGTGAGCGCCAACTCGTGCTGCTGGCCCGAGCGCTGGCGACCGGATCGGATGTGCTGGTGCTGGACGAGCCGGGCTCGGCGCTCGATCTGCACAACCAGCAGCGGCTGCTGGCATTGCTGGACGAGCTCCGCAGGCCGCGCGACCGCGCCATCATCTTCACCACGCATGATCCCAATCACGCGCTCGCGGCGGCGGACGACGCCCTCCTGATGATGCCCGATGGACCGGCGTTGTTCGGACCGGTAAGCGAGACTGTGGTCCCGGACCATCTCGAAAGGCTCTATGGCGTGCCGATGCGGCTGGTGCAGCTGCTTGGTGCTGACGGGTCGGCGCACCGGGCCGTGCTGCCTGCCTTTGCCGGAATGCGTGCCGCATGACCGTCCTGCTGATCCACTCGCACTATGGCGCGGCGCCACAGGGCTACGCCGCCGATCCCGGTGTGCTGGTTGTCCGCGAACGCGAGCTGACCGCCGGGCATTTCGCCGCCGCGACGGGCCTCCTCACCACGACCCATCTCGATCAGATCGGCCTGCTGCAGCACCAGCCCGCCCTGCAGGCCTTGCTGGATCGTGGCGGCCGCTGGTTCTTCAACGGTCATATCCTGCGCGAATTCGTCGAAGGGCTCGGTCGCTATGTGCCCCTGCACCAGCCCCGGCGCGCCGACCTCGCGATGACGCGTCTCTTCGAGCATCCGATCTTTGTCGGCATCGAGCAGCGCTCGCTTGAGGAAAACAAGGGGGTCGCGGGCTTTTATGGCCGCGGCCATAACCCACTGCCCGACGGCGCGCAAGCGGTCAACGGCATTGGCCCAAACTTGGTGCCCATCGATTGGGACTGGGCTCTGCCAGCCGGCGGGCGAATGTTCTCCCATGCCGGCAACGATCTCGGTGGCATGGGTGGCGAGAGCGGCGATGGCGCTCTGTTGACCCGGCGGATCATTGCCTGGTGCCGGGGCGAGCTGCCATGAGCATTCTGGCCATCCATCCCGGCGCCTATTACCACATCGAGAGCTTCGAGAGCCCCCGTTACGCGCAGCATTTCGACCAACTGGTTCGTCCCGAGGACCTCGCCTCGGTGCGGCTGGAAGACCATGCCGTGGTCCTCATCCCCTGCCGCACGCCGGCCGACCGGATGGTTCAGCATCAGGCCCGGTTGCGCGCCTATCTTGATCAGGGCGGCACTATCGTCACCACCGGCGAGAGCGAGTCGCAACTCTTCCTTCCCGGTATCAGCTTCACGCCGCAGCCGACCAATTTCTGGTGGTGGCTCACGCCAGGCGCCGATCTCGGCGTGCGCATCGCCGCACCCGGCCATGCTCTGTTCGAACGGCTCGCGCAGCGCGACCTCACCTGGCACCTGCATGGCTGGTTCGATGTGCCGGCGGGCGCCGAAGTGCTGGCGGTCAACGAGAGCGGCAAGCCCATTCTCTATGTCGACGAGGTGACCACCGCCGGCCGTATGGTGATCACGAGCCTCGACCCCTTCTTTCATCACGGCAGCCATTTCATGCCGGCCACCACACGATTTCTCGATGGCTTCCTGCCTTGGATGCGGGAAGCCCTGGACCGCAAGGATTGACCATGGCCACCAGACTGCATGTCCGCGAAGCTGGGCAGGACCTCCTCTACAGTTTCGCCGATCTGCTCGCCTATCACGGCTTCGGCTTTCCCGGCGGCGTCGCCCACGGCTTCAAGGTGCTGGAGCGCGCGCTGCCGCTATTGGCCGATGGTGAACCGCCCGAGCGCCGGGAAATCGAGATACGCACCGCCTTCCGCGGCCCGGGCGCGCGCGACGCCTTCGAGATGGTCACCCGCTCGCTGACGGAGAGCCGATATGTGGTGGATGCTGCGCTGGAGCGCCCGGAACGCGGCGAAACGCTCGCTCGCTATGTGTTTGTGTTGAGTTACCGAGGCACCACCGTCCGCCTGCAGATCCGGCCCGGCCTCGTGCGTGACGAGTTCATCGCGCTTGGCCGCAAAACTGACCGCACGGCGGAGGAAGATGTCCGGCTGACCTACCTCAAGCAGGAGATGGCCGAACGGCTATTGGCAATGCCGGCGACCGAAGTTTACGACGTCACCTAGGTCTATTAAGGGAACGACCAGGTTGGCGATTGTGTCGGCTGTTTGGGTCGGCAGAGACTTTCGGCATATTGAGCTGAAGGTGCGGTGAGCTTTGCACCTTCCGAGGCTGCCGGTCCGTCTTGCTCACCTTTGACATCTTTTTGCATGATAACTTGCACAAATTTTATTTCTTGCAAGTTTTCATGCATCACCTTATGGTGCTGATAGTGGAGGGGCGCATGTCAGTTCTGGAGCGCGTCAAGGAAGCGGCCGAGACGCTTACACCGGCCGAGCAATTGCTGATCAAGCAGGTGATCGCCAGCCCGCGCGACATAGCGCTGGGCACGGCGAGCGGGCTGGCTCAACGCATCGGCGTACATGAAGCAACGGCCTCACGCCTCGCCAAAAAGCTTGGTTACCCTAACTATGCCGGATTCCGCGCCGCGATCCAGGAAGAATTTATCGTCCGCACCGATCCGGCCACCCGCGTGCGCAATACACTTCAGCAAACCAGCGAAGCCGGACTGATCACCGATCTGGTCAGTCGCGAGATCGAGGCGTTAGCCGGACTGCAGCGCTATGTCGATGATGCAAAGCTGTTGTCGGCCGCCCAACCCCTGCTCAGGGCGCGTCGTATCTACGTCTTCGCCCGCGGCAATGCCGAGGCATTGGCCGTACTGATCGACCGCCGCCTGCGGCGCATGGGTCGCGACACCATCATGCTTGCCGGCGAGGGCCGCGACCTCGCCGAACAAGTGCTGGGCATGAACGGCGATGATGCCATCGTCGCCTTCGCCTTTCGCCGCCAGCCCACCCATTACGCTGCCCTGCTCAATCACGCCCGCGCCGTGAACGCGACGTCGGTGGTCATCTCCGGCAGCGTCGGCCCGTCGCTGGTGCCTGCGGGGGATCATCTGTTGTTTGCCCCCCGCACGGGCTCGCAGGATGCGTTCCAGACCCTCACTATTCCTATGGCGATCTGCAATGCGCTGGTGCTGACCATGGCCAAGGAAGACCCCAAGGCTTCGCTGCAATATCTCGAAACCCTGGGCCAGCTCATCGACGCCTTCGACTAAAGGGCATGCAAGGGAGGAATTTTGCACGCCCAATCTCTGCAAGTTCACATGCATGTTGCAAATATAATGCAAGCACATGTGCATCCATAGGGCGCATGCAGCGCCATTCCTGAGGAGGAAATGATGGACAAAAAGACTTTGCTGCTTTCGACCACCTTGCTGGCCTTGGCCGCGCCAGCCTACGCGCAATACGATCCAGCGCTCGATGCCATGACAGCCGAGGAACTACTGCCGCTCGCCCAGGAAGAGGGCACCGTCACGGTTTACGCCTTCACCAGCCGCATCGCGGCAGTGGAAGCCGCCTTCGAAGCGGCCTATCCCGGCATCGACATGGTCAGCCACGACATGAGCTCAACCGAGCAGATCACCCGGCTCAAGGCCGAAGCGGCGGCCGGCATTGCCAGCGCCGACGTCGTCTATATCTCGGACGCGCCCGTCGTCTTCGCCGAACTTCTGGGTCCGGGTCTGGTCACGCCCTATGTTCCGCCTCGCGTCGTCCCCCTGCTCGACGCCAATGAACGCGAGCCGCTTCTGGCCCAGCGCCTCTCCACCAAGGTGCTGATGTATAACGAGGAAGCCAATCCCGATGGCGCGCCGGTCAGCAATCTCTGGGAGCTGACCAGCGAAGACTGGACTGGTCGCGTGATCATGGTCGATCCGCTGCAGCGCGGCGACTATCTCGACCTGATGACGGAGATCGTGCTGCGCTCCGATGAAATGGCCAGTGCCTATGAAGCCCAGTTCGGCCAAGCCATCACCCTCGATGACGGGGTGGAAAATGCCGGTCAGCAATTCATTGTCGACCTCTTCGAAAACGACCTCATCCTCGTCTCCTCGACCGACGACGTGAACGCCGCCGTCGGCGCCCTGGGCCAGGCCAATCCGCCGGTGGGCTTCACCTCCTATTCCGACCGCCGCGACAATGAAGACGAGGGTTGGGCCCTGCAGGTCGCCAACGATGTCGTGCCGTCCAATGGCATCATCTTCCCAGCCGTTCTGGCCGTATCGGCCACCGCGACCCACCCGGCCGCTGCGCGTCTGGCCATCGACTTCCTGATGGGTGACGACAGCGAAACGGGCGGTGAAGGTTTCAAGCCCTTCTATGTCGCGGGCGACTACGCCACCCGCAGCGATATCGTCAGCCACCCCGATGCGGTGCCGCTCGATCAGTTCAACGCCTGGTCGATCGATCCGGTCGCGACGTCCAACCTGCGCCAGGAAGTGGGCGACCTCGTGCTTTCCCTGCAATAGTCCCTGCAACGGCTCCCGGCATTGCCGCCGGGAGCCAATCCGGCGGTTTACATCCATGTCTCTCGTTTCCACACGCAGTTCCGCGCGGCCCCTCCGCATCGAGGGAAAGCTGGTGCTCAAGCTGGTCGTCCTGGCCATATTGGGCGTGCTCGTCGCCGCGCCCCTCTTGCGCATCCTGTTCGAAACGCTGTCGCCCGGTGCCATCGTAGCATGGAGCGACGTCACGTCCGGCAGGCTGGCGCGCAACCTGCTCTGGGTCCCCCTCGGCAATACGCTGATCCTGGGCGTGGGTGTCGCCTGTGGCTGCGTGCTGCTGGGTGGCTTCCTCGCCTGGCTGGTGGTGATGACCGACGTGCCCTTCCGCCGCACCATCGGGCTGATGGCCACCCTGCCATTCATGATCCCCAGCTTCGCCACCTCGCTGGCCTGGGGTTCGCTGTTCCGCAATTCGCGCGTCGGCGGGCAAACCGGCTTTCTTGAAGGCCTCGGTCTGACCATTCCCGACTGGCTGGCCTGGGGCATGGTGCCGACGCTGATCGTGCTGATCGCTCACTATTATTCGCTGGCCTTCACGGTGATTGCCGCGGCGCTGGCCACGGTCAATTCGGACCTGGTGGAGCCCGCGCAGATGGCCGGCGCCAAGCGCGGCCGTATTCTCATGGGCATCGTTCTGCCCGTGGCGCTCCCCGCCGTCGTCGCCGGTGCGTCCCTCACCTTTGCCGGCGCCGTTTCCAATTTTGCCGCGCCCGCCCTGTTGGGCCTGCCCGTACGCATGCAGACCTTGGCGACCCGGCTCTATGGTCTCATCGAAGTCGGGCAGACTGCACGTGGCTATGTCATCGCCATCCTGCTGATCGCGGTATCCGCTCTCTTCCTCTGGTTGGGCAACAAAGTGATTTCGGGGCGCCGCTCCTATGCCACCATTACCGGCAAGGGCGGCCGTGCCAAGCGCTTCGGCCTGGGCAATGCGCGCCTGCCGCTCTTCGCCCTCGCGACCCTCATCTGCCTGGTCACGACCATCGTGCCGGTTGTCATCCTCGTCGCCTCCTCGCTCGCCCCGTCTTCGTCCGCACTCTTTTCCAGCTGGACGCTGCACTATTGGGCCGGCGCATCCAATCCCGCCATCGCCCAGGGACAGGCCGGAATTTTCTCCAATCCCTTCATCGTCTCGGCCACCGGCCTGACCATGAGCCTGGGTGTCGCCGTAGCCATCACCACGACGCTGATCGGCCTGATCGTCGCCTTCGTTCTCGCCCGCGACGGCAAGGGGCCGCTGGCCGGCATCATCAACCAGGTCAGCTTCCTGCCCCTGCTGGTGCCCGGCATCGCCTTCGGCGCGGCCTATATTGCTCTCTTCGGCGCGCCGATCGGCCCCTTCCCGGCGCTCTACGGCACGTTCGCCCTGCTGCTGATCGCCGGCACGGCCTATCTCCTGCCCTTTTCCGTTCAGACCGGCCGCGCCGTCATCCAGCAGGTCTCCGGCGATCTCGACGAAAGCGCCCGCATGACCGGGGCGGGATTTCTCCGCCGCCTCACCGCCATCACCGTGCCACTGACCAGCCGGGGCCTGGCCGCCGGAGGGCTGATTGTCTTCGTCAAGATCATGCGCGACCTCTCGCTCGTGGTCCTGCTGTTCACCCCGACCATGCCGGTGCTGTCGGTCCTTGCCTATCGCTATGCCTCCGAAGGCTTCACCCAGTTCGCCAATGCCATAACCGTCGTGATCCTGGTGATCTCGATTGCCGCGACCCTGCTGGCCAATCACTTGCAGGCCAAGTCGCAGCCCTGGCTCAAATCGTAAGTCACCCCCATGATCCGCATCGAAAACCTCGTGAAATCCTTCGGCGCCTTCAACGCTGTCGACGACATATCCTTCAGCGTGCCGCAGGGCGCCTTCCTGGTCCTGGTGGGCCCATCCGGCTGCGGCAAGTCCACCATGCTGCGCATGCTGGCCGGGCTCGAGCAACCCAATGGCGGCACCGTCTCGTTCGGCGACAGAATCGTTTCGGACGGCAATCGCGGCTGGACGATCGACCCGGCGCAGCGCGACACCGGATTGGTCTTCCAGTCCTATGCGCTGTGGCCGCACATGACAGTGACCGGCAATGTCGACTGGCCGCTCAAGGTCGCCGGCATGGCCAAGCCCGACCGCCAGGCGCGGGTGGCCGACGTGCTGCGCATGCTTGGCATCGAGCACTTGGCCGGGCGCTATCCCAACGAGATTTCCGGCGGGCAGCAGCAGCGTGTCGCCATTGCGCGCATGATCGCGCCGCGTCCATCCATCCTGCTCTTCGATGAGCCGCTCTCCAATCTCGATGCCAAGCTGCGCGTAGAAATGCGCACCGAGCTGCTCCGCGTCCATCGCGCCACCGGTGCCACATCTGTCTATGTGACGCATGACCAGGTGGAGGCCATGACCATGGCCAGCCATGTCGCTGTGCTCAACCATGGCAAGGTGGAGCAATTCGGCACACCTGAGGAACTGGTGCAGACCCCTAACACCGCTTTCGTCGCCACCTTCGTCGGCACGCCGCCGGCCAACCTCGTTCCGGTGTCTGCGCTATCGCCGCCGCAGGCGGCGAACCTGCCCATCGAAGCCTCGGCCATGTATCGGCCCGAGGATCTGTTGGTCAGCGCCACGCCGGTCGATGGCGGCCTGGCCTTCGATTTTGCCGAAGCCAGTCTGGTAGCTGGCCGCACCATGTTGACCGGCACGCGCGACAACCTGCGCATCACTGCCGTCGTCGACGCCGCGCCGCGTTTTGGCGTCGGTGACACCGTTCATTTCATCCTGCCGGCCGCGCCCGCCGCGCTGTTTGGCGCGAACGGGGAGCGGTTGTCATGAAGCGCTTGCTGCTGGTTCGCCATGGTGAATCGGAATGGAATGCCGTCCGCCGACTGCAGGGCCAGGCCGATATCGGACTCTCTGAAAAAGGCGACGCGCAGGCTCGTATGCTGGCGCCCATTATCGAACAGCTGGCGCCCGACCTGGCGATCACCTCCGATCTGCGCCGCGCTCGCCAGACGGCAGAACTTCTCGGCTTTCCCGACGCCAGGCGCGAACCGGACCTGCGCGAGGTCGATGTGGGCGACTGGACCGGCTTGGAGATCGCCCGCATCGCCGCCGATCAGCCCGAAGCCTATCTCGGCTGGCGTGCCGGCACCTTTGCCCCGCCCGGCGGCGAGAACTGGGCTGATTTTTGCATTCGCACCGCCCGCGCCACGCAAGAGGCGGCCCAGTCTGCCGACCGCCTGCTGGTGATCTGCCATGGCGGCGTCATCCGCGCCCTGCTGCAGACCCTGCTCGATCTTTCGCCGCGCCGCATTATCCCCGTTGGCCCAGCAAGCCTCACCATCCTCGCCAGCAAACCCGGCGAAAGCGTCATGCGCCTCGAAGTGTTCAACTACGCCCCCGCCGGCCCCATACTGGACGCGCCGGATTAGTCGGGCATGGTTTCGTGGGCATCAGTGTTGTGACATTTGGTGCCCACTAACATCTGCCGGCAGAGCGCCCCTTTTCGGTCATTTCGGGGTGCCTCATCGATCGCCCGAAAGCCGACGTCCGGTTTGAGCCTTACAAACGACCAGTTCGGCGTCGCAGAGAGGCGATCGGCATTGTTACGTGTATGAGCCATTTCCAGTCGCAGTTATTCGCGGTGCGGACTGCAGACATGATGTCCGCACCACGTAAGACTACGACGCCTGATGGCGCTATTCCGACCGTTTCCCTTTTAAGACCGCGGCGAATTTCAGTGTAAGAATGGAACGCAGCGGCACATTCTCAGCCTAAGAGTGCGACCCGCTTTTCTGCCGGTAATTATGGGCACTTATATTGGTGGCAATCGACATCCTGCGACATCTGCCATCCATACCTGGCAGACCAGATCAAAGTGCGATGACGTCGAACTCATCTTGCCCCGGGATCCGCAGCCAAGCGGCAGGTGGTCGATCGCTATTCCCTTTTTACGGAAAGCAGTTCCTTTGTAAGGGTCTGAGGATCGCCAATAGCGGGACCGGCTGGCTGACCGTGGAGGACCCATGGCTGGCTTGCCGGCCCCTGCCCCTCAGTCCGCTGTCGCGTCGAAGAACCGCCGCTCCACGAAACCGAGAACTCGCATAAATGCGTCATTGGCGCCGCCAATCACTCGCCTTTCATCCACTGCGGACAGCTCGATGGCATCGAGGGCACTGGTAAAGGTCTTCCAATACAGCCCTCGTCCCTCCGGCGCCGCGGCCAGATGCCGTGCACCAAATGTCTCCGACAGGTCGAGCTGCCGGGCCGCCTTGAGGAGAAATGCGGCACCAAGGTTTGAGCCTTCCGCCACATAGAGCCAACCCAGAGAACCGGGAATATCCAGCAGATAATCGCGTGGCGAGCGGAGGCGGTTCGGCACGGCCAAGCCGAGATCGCGAAGATCCTGCTCGATCGTAGGCAGGCGGTCGCGGCTCCTGAGGTCGGGCAGCATCCCGGCCAGATCGGCATGGCCATAGAGTGGACTGACAATGGAATGGAAATCATGCTGGACCAGCAGGAACAGACCATAGTGAATCCGGCTCTCGAACGGTCGGCCCGCCATGATGCGGCCATCCAGCTTTTCATGCGTAGCTCGCGTTTCGCTCTTCAGGCGGGACCACAGACCCCGCGGTTCCTCAACCACAGGGCGTTGGGGATCAGCGACCTCGTTCATGTTTTCTTCCTTAGAATTTGGCATTGAGCGAAAGGGTGACGGTGCGGCCGGGAGCGGGATAGCGGCTGCCGGCGGGGACGTAGTTGACGTCGAAGGCATTGGCGATGCCAAGCCGTATCGTGGCATTCTCGTTGAGCGCGTAGGCACCGTAGAGATCAACCGAGGTATAGGCGTCCGTCAGGTAGGCGCCGTCTTCGCTGAAGCTCTGTTCATGGGTGAGGGTCGGCGTGACATGGGTCACCGTCGCGCCCAATGTCAGCGTTTCGTCCAGCAGGCGTACGCCGCCATCGAGCGTCACTTTGAATTTCGGCGGCACATCGCCGGCCCACATGAATACCTTGCCATCGGTGACGTCGGCACCAGCGCCGGTCACGGCGACCTGCTGGCCCCATTCGGTCTGCAGCCAGGTGGCCGAACCGCCGATCCAGAACTGGCGCGCATCGTAATTTCCTTCGATCTCGACGCCCTGCATGCGCGTTTGATCCAGCAGGTTCATGAAGCCGATATATTGCTTGGAGGCATTTGCCGGATAGTGCTGTCCGACCACGATATAATTGTCGATGGTTCGATCGAACGCCGCCAGTTTGAACCGGAGCGTATCGTCCTCCAGCAACAGGCCATCAAAGGCGAGATTCGCCCCGATCTCCCAGGTTCGCGCCGTTTCCGGCAGCAGGCCCTCATAGGGTGCATAGCCAATGCCCGGGGCGCCGTCTCCCGGCGAACCGCCGGCGAAGAAGGCTTCCGAGATGGTGGGCGGACGCATGCTATGGCCATAGCTGATATAGGGGCGGAACCAGTCCAGCGGCGTGAGCTCGATGGTCGCCGATGGCAAAAGGGCGCCGGCAGAGCGATCGATATCGAGGGTCGTGGCGGGATAGATTACCCGGGTCGTTTGGTTGCCCTGTATCCAGGCGCCCGTTGCGTACCAAACGCCATTGATGATTTCACCCGTCAGGTTGAGCCGCGCGCAAGCCGCCGCAATCTGAACCGGATTGGTGATTGTGATGCCCAGGCAGCGATTGTTCCATTGGTTATATACGGCCTGATTGTGAGCCAGGGCCCAGGCGCGATATGTCGTCACTGCGCCCGCCTGGCGCGAAGGCGTGCCAACCGTTTCGGTCGTCTGCGAATAATAGGTCGGCGTCCCTTGCAACCGGTGCCAGTCGTAGCGCAGGCCGCCCGTGAGTTTGACCCAGTCCGCAGGCTCTATCGTGGCATTGGCATA
Protein-coding regions in this window:
- a CDS encoding ABC transporter substrate-binding protein; its protein translation is MDKKTLLLSTTLLALAAPAYAQYDPALDAMTAEELLPLAQEEGTVTVYAFTSRIAAVEAAFEAAYPGIDMVSHDMSSTEQITRLKAEAAAGIASADVVYISDAPVVFAELLGPGLVTPYVPPRVVPLLDANEREPLLAQRLSTKVLMYNEEANPDGAPVSNLWELTSEDWTGRVIMVDPLQRGDYLDLMTEIVLRSDEMASAYEAQFGQAITLDDGVENAGQQFIVDLFENDLILVSSTDDVNAAVGALGQANPPVGFTSYSDRRDNEDEGWALQVANDVVPSNGIIFPAVLAVSATATHPAAARLAIDFLMGDDSETGGEGFKPFYVAGDYATRSDIVSHPDAVPLDQFNAWSIDPVATSNLRQEVGDLVLSLQ
- a CDS encoding ABC transporter permease, with the protein product MSLVSTRSSARPLRIEGKLVLKLVVLAILGVLVAAPLLRILFETLSPGAIVAWSDVTSGRLARNLLWVPLGNTLILGVGVACGCVLLGGFLAWLVVMTDVPFRRTIGLMATLPFMIPSFATSLAWGSLFRNSRVGGQTGFLEGLGLTIPDWLAWGMVPTLIVLIAHYYSLAFTVIAAALATVNSDLVEPAQMAGAKRGRILMGIVLPVALPAVVAGASLTFAGAVSNFAAPALLGLPVRMQTLATRLYGLIEVGQTARGYVIAILLIAVSALFLWLGNKVISGRRSYATITGKGGRAKRFGLGNARLPLFALATLICLVTTIVPVVILVASSLAPSSSALFSSWTLHYWAGASNPAIAQGQAGIFSNPFIVSATGLTMSLGVAVAITTTLIGLIVAFVLARDGKGPLAGIINQVSFLPLLVPGIAFGAAYIALFGAPIGPFPALYGTFALLLIAGTAYLLPFSVQTGRAVIQQVSGDLDESARMTGAGFLRRLTAITVPLTSRGLAAGGLIVFVKIMRDLSLVVLLFTPTMPVLSVLAYRYASEGFTQFANAITVVILVISIAATLLANHLQAKSQPWLKS
- a CDS encoding ABC transporter ATP-binding protein, whose protein sequence is MIRIENLVKSFGAFNAVDDISFSVPQGAFLVLVGPSGCGKSTMLRMLAGLEQPNGGTVSFGDRIVSDGNRGWTIDPAQRDTGLVFQSYALWPHMTVTGNVDWPLKVAGMAKPDRQARVADVLRMLGIEHLAGRYPNEISGGQQQRVAIARMIAPRPSILLFDEPLSNLDAKLRVEMRTELLRVHRATGATSVYVTHDQVEAMTMASHVAVLNHGKVEQFGTPEELVQTPNTAFVATFVGTPPANLVPVSALSPPQAANLPIEASAMYRPEDLLVSATPVDGGLAFDFAEASLVAGRTMLTGTRDNLRITAVVDAAPRFGVGDTVHFILPAAPAALFGANGERLS
- a CDS encoding histidine phosphatase family protein, which produces MKRLLLVRHGESEWNAVRRLQGQADIGLSEKGDAQARMLAPIIEQLAPDLAITSDLRRARQTAELLGFPDARREPDLREVDVGDWTGLEIARIAADQPEAYLGWRAGTFAPPGGENWADFCIRTARATQEAAQSADRLLVICHGGVIRALLQTLLDLSPRRIIPVGPASLTILASKPGESVMRLEVFNYAPAGPILDAPD
- a CDS encoding biliverdin-producing heme oxygenase; amino-acid sequence: MNEVADPQRPVVEEPRGLWSRLKSETRATHEKLDGRIMAGRPFESRIHYGLFLLVQHDFHSIVSPLYGHADLAGMLPDLRSRDRLPTIEQDLRDLGLAVPNRLRSPRDYLLDIPGSLGWLYVAEGSNLGAAFLLKAARQLDLSETFGARHLAAAPEGRGLYWKTFTSALDAIELSAVDERRVIGGANDAFMRVLGFVERRFFDATAD